The following are encoded together in the Platichthys flesus chromosome 9, fPlaFle2.1, whole genome shotgun sequence genome:
- the jade3 gene encoding protein Jade-3: protein MKRLRSSSSSDSSDNESPSTSFCSSHKYGGKPETPASNPKKPAEVFRKDLISAMKLPDSHHVSPEDYYLLADTWKQEWEKGVQVPASPDTIPQPSVRIVVEKPKEVLYTHQRKYIQCSCQESTEPGYVNIKELAEAMCRYDLDDMDLHWLHALNRELDRMGEEPIDELTMERTLEALERQCHGNMKHAIETVEGLGIEYDEDVICDVCRSPDSEEGNDMVFCDKCNICVHQACYGIVKVPVGNWLCRTCVLGIDPQCLLCPQKGGAMKATRAGTKWAHVSCALWIPEVSIACPERMEPITKVSHIPPSRWSLICSLCKLKTGACIQCSVKNCTTPFHVTCAFEHSLEMKTILDEGDEVKFKSFCLKHSKCKPGEASLSPARSKPPIEVVKVGQRAQRLHELEEEFYSLIQPDELARALGLSQRLVDFIYHYWKLKRKGSFNKALLPPKEEEENLVLQPQEDSIHTRMRMFMHLRQDLERVRNLCYMVSRREKLKLLQSKSQEQMFNLHLQLMNQEQSAGLPASFPVESTLFRPPPRITLKLKMPKASNLGNGNCSSKSGNGPLCPDNRGNVSEYTGEGLGQGKPQMHGRVRRDERSNGRLASSSHSINPTLPVKPTGKPLSLHAALHGHSSNSNGKLEQDRAKSNGRLEKFAAQRDSSCQTPIHQDTSNDKSSFRKSAIEHFGRSFKEATINLVRTTEDLRASDKLSRKVSSKERLWAKPVSEHKVKSGRAYQDSDGYCPDLELSDSEPEAKGRHQRQVDTPREGVSRGKQSLGSRHPMQRLPKCQAASLNTFQSGTRPRPSAHVAVHTNQKMFDGFCR from the exons ATGAAACGTCTCAGGTCCTCAAGCAGCAGCGACAGTTCTGACAATGAGA GTCCCTCAACCTCCTTCTGCTCGTCCCACAAGTATGGCGGCAAACCTGAAACCCCCGCCTCCAACCCGAAGAAACCGGCTGAA GTGTTCAGAAAAGACCTGATCAGCGCCATGAAGCTGCCAGACTCGCACCATGTGTCCCCAGAGGACTACTACCTGCTGGCAGACACCTGGAAGCAGGAGTGGGAGAAGGGAGTCCAGGTGCCTGCGAGTCCGGACACCATCCCACAGCCGTCCGTCAG GATTGTTGTGGAGAAGCCCAAGGAAGTCCTGTACACCCACCAGAGGAAGTACATCCAGTGCTCTTGTCAGGAGTCAACTGAACCAGGTTATGTCAACATCAAGGAGCTGGCAGAGGCCATGTGTCGCTACGATCTGGATGACATGGACCTTCACTGGCTGCACGCACTCAACCGAGAGCTTGACCGCATGG GGGAGGAACCCATAGATGAGCTGACGATGGAGCGCACCCTGGAAGCCCTGGAGAGGCAGTGCCATGGCAACATGAAGCACGCCATCGAGACAGTGGAGGGTCTGGGGATAGAGTACGACGAGGACGTTATCTGCGACGTGTGCCGCTCCCCGGACAGCGAAGAGGGGAATGACATGGTGTTCTGTGACAAGTGCAACATCTGTGTGCACCAG GCTTGTTACGGCATCGTCAAAGTGCCCGTTGGAAACTGGCTGTGTAGGACGTGCGTCCTCGGCATCGACCCGCAGTGCCTTCTGTGTCCCCAGAAGGGCGGTGCCATGAAGGCAACACGTGCCGGCACCAAGTGGGCCCATGTGAGCTGTGCCCTGTGGATACCAGAG GTGAGCATCGCGTGTCCTGAGAGGATGGAGCCCATCACCAAAGTCTCCCACATCCCACCCAGCCGCTGGTCTCTCATCTGCAGTCTGTGTAAACTGAAGACCGGTGCATGTATCCAG TGCTCTGTAAAGAACTGCACCACTCCTTTCCATGTGACATGTGCCTTCGAGCACAGCCTGGAGATGAAGACCATCTTGGACGAAGGGGATGAGGTCAAGTTCAAGTCTTTCTGCCTCAAGCACAGCAAATGCAAACCTGGGGAGGCCAGCCTGAGCCCGGCACGCTCCAAACCCCCCATAGAGGTGGTGAAGGTGGGCCAGCGGGCGCAGAGACTAcatgagctggaggaggagtttTACAGTCTGATCCAGCCGGACGAGCTGGCCCGGGCCCTCGGGCTCTCTCAGCGCTTGGTGGACTTCATCTACCATTACTGGAAACTGAAGAGGAAAGGGAGCTTTAACAAAGCTCTGCTGCCCcctaaagaggaggaggagaacctggTGCTGCAGCCTCAGGAGGACAGCATCCACACACGCATGCGGATGTTCATGCACTTGCGACAGGATTTAGAGAGG GTGAGGAATCTGTGTTACATGGTGAGTCGGCGGGagaagctgaagctgctgcagagtaAATCCCAGGAGCAGATGTTTAACTTGCATCTGCAGCTAATGAACCAAGAGCAGTCTGCTG GCCTTCCTGCTTCATTCCCAGTGGAGAGTACACTGTTCCGTCCTCCTCCGCGGATTACTCTAAAGCTAAAAATGCCCAAAGCTTCAAATCTTGGAAACGGGAATTGCAGTTCCAAATCTGGTAATGGGCCACTGTGTCCGGACAATAGGGGTAATGTTTCAGAATACACAGGGGAGGGGCTTGGTCAGGGGAAACCTCAAATGCATGGCCGTGTTCGGCGAGACGAGCGATCCAACGGCCGACTGGCTTCCTCGAGCCACTCCATCAACCCAACGCTGCCTGTTAAACCAACCGGCAAACCGCTATCCCTACACGCTGCACTCCACGGCCACTCGTCCAACAGCAACGGCAAGCTGGAGCAGGACCGAGCAAAGTCTAACGGCCGCCTAGAGAAGTTTGCGGCCCAGAGGGACAGCTCCTGCCAGACTCCCATTCACCAGGACACCTCAAACGACAAGAGCAGCTTTCGTAAGTCTGCCATAGAGCACTTCGGCAGGTCATTCAAAGAGGCAACCATTAACCTGGTACGGACCACAGAGGACCTGAGGGCCTCTGACAAACTGTCCCGCAAAGTGTCTTCCAAGGAGCGACTGTGGGCTAAACCCGTGTCTGAACACAAGGTGAAAAGCGGGCGAGCGTACCAGGACAGTGACGGATACTGTCCCGacctggagctcagtgactcagagCCAGAGGCCAAAGGACGGCACCAACGGCAGGTGGACACTCCGAGGGAAGGGGTCAGTCGGGGGAAACAGTCGCTGGGCTCCCGGCACCCCATGCAAAG ACTTCCTAAGTGCCAGGCTGCCTCTCTGAACACATTTCAATCAGGGACCAGACCAAGACCCAGCGCTCACGTTGCCGTTCACACGAACCAGAAGATGTTTGATGGTTTTTGCCGTTGA
- the rp2 gene encoding protein XRP2, whose product MGCFFSKKSKRKSDKEDLTPTTTTVDTATTGNAVPLGNNTDEAPKQYSWDKREKVDPKDYMLTGLKDVTVGRLPDKLNGQQFVIQDCENCNIYVFDHSATITIDDCVNCRIFLGPIKGSVFFRDCKDIKCVVACQQFRTRDCKKMDVFLCCATQPIIESSTGMKFGCFQYFYPELAFHFKDAGLSIFNNNWSNIHDFTPVSGENNWSLLPEASAVLDFVPAPDTESEFKSVRISADPTRSIVPLTKGGRRKDSEESCLFVFFAGEYSTANSRKLIDEASTKGFVLIQTKEVSMRPEDVKRVFQHSAEDLVEWITKGPVIALELNGDGVVEACKNIANEMFSGTKVFVSDNKNTSSRDVDNFFNFADMQMGL is encoded by the exons ATGGGCTGTTTCTTTTCCAAGAAGTCCAAACGGAAGTCGGATAAAGAAGATCTGACGCCGACAACCACCACCGTCGACACTGCGACGACGGGCAACGCGGTTCCCCTTGGCAACAACACCGACGAGGCTCCGAAGCAGTACAGCTGGGACAAGAGAGAGAAG GTTGATCCCAAAGACTACATGCTGACAGGGCTCAAAGATGTCACAGTGGGCCGACTCCCTGACAAATTGAATGGGCAACAGTTTGTCATCCAAGATTGCGAGAACTGCAACATATACGTGTTTGACCACTCAGCGACTATCACCATCGATGACTGTGTCAATTGCCGCATTTTTCTTGGACCTATCAAGGGCAGCGTGTTTTTCAGAGACTGTAAAGACATCAAGTGCGTGGTGGCCTGTCAGCAGTTTCGCACACGGGACTGTAAAAAGATGGATGTTTTCTTGTGCTGTGCCACTCAGCCCATCATCGAGTCGTCCACAGGCATGAAGTTCGGCTGCTTTCAGTATTTCTATCCGGAGCTGGCCTTCCACTTCAAGGACGCGGGTCTCAGCATATTCAACAACAACTGGAGCAACATCCACGACTTCACGCCAGTGTCCGGCGAGAACAACTGGAGCCTGTTGCCGGAGGCTTCAGCGGTTCTGGATTTTGTACCAGCACCAGATACAGAGTCTGAGTTCAAATCAGTGCGAATCTCCGCTGACCCCACTCGCAGCATTGTGCCTTTGACAAAGGGAGGGAGACGTAAGGACAGTGAAGAGTCCtgcctctttgttttcttcGCTGGGGAGTACAGCACTGCAAATTCCCGCAAACTGATTGATGAG GCGTCTACTAAAGGTTTTGTGCTGATCCAGACAAAGGAAGTCTCAATGCGACCTGAAGACGTGAAGAGAGTCTTCCAACACAGTGCAGAGGACCTCGTGGAGTGGATCACCAAAG GCCCTGTGATCGCCCTGGAGCTGAATGGTGACGGAGTTGTGGAAGCCTGCAAGAACATCGCAAACGAAATGTTCAGTGGCACCAAG GTTTTTGTCTCtgataacaaaaacacatcctCTCGAGATGTGGACAACTTCTTCAATTTTGCAGACATGCAGATGGGCTTGTGA